From Nicotiana tabacum cultivar K326 chromosome 22, ASM71507v2, whole genome shotgun sequence, one genomic window encodes:
- the LOC107789722 gene encoding uncharacterized protein LOC107789722 isoform X1: MGSCGNGNRVEMENGWSFLSPDPLTVTEDCLAVAEEATEEVVNCVHPTLDTEEKRKAVIDYVQRLIKFSLGCEVFPYGSVPLKTYLPDGDIDLTVFSSSITEETFGRDVLAVLQEEEQKEVAEYDVKDPQFIDAEVKLVKCLVQNTVIDISFNQLGGLCTLCFLEQVDRLVGKNHLFKRSIILIKAWCYYESRILGAHHGLISTYALETLVLFIFHLFHSSLNGPLAVLYRFLDYYSKFDWDNYCISLNGPVCKSSPDILVEMPDHISNNLLLSEGFLRNCMEMFSVPSRGLEVDTRVFQQKYLNIVDPLKENNNLGRSVNRGSFCRIQRAFRYGARKLGNILSLPSDRVADEIKKFFANTIERCRHNLLADLQDSCLIFGDEDTCSSLSPAESYSDNRMLLKSSDGDFENDSLKKVFKSISNELSSNLMNGVSSDMVSESGSFPDDAALSGFCLSTDASDHSASDPLNLDVANGTYDCCFNGNSMNFLSRKHYHDPPFHFNKSYVENGNSGPENLCQSDLSDYGLWVETREFALECSSIYQSGTDYSESVWSGGSVISSPKTSILESLFLDIGERDLASTAGDVEALNPLVDLSGDYDSHIRSLLYGQCCYGFSLSAPVLNSPSSPSQCQNKHFWDTVRQSMPLRQNSFWQTNVNGMLVGPAVHRPDNSLPSTAALGSEKEETAQGIGTYFPNSNYSFQEIRCKGRTRIKAPRNHCQLHMHSGTHSNKWVPALSDANRSEKCTVEISAVQSSAQGRGKFAVASQSDKLLKDFHANDFSHSSCIIEFGSLGNLSEDALSCTSHDVLLISVPQKVQLPESVCSKQERAAEHPLRLKNEDEFPPLSLSKG, encoded by the exons ATGGGTTCTTGTGGAAACGGAAACCGAGTTGAAATGGAGAACGGTTGGAGTTTTTTGAGTCCTGATCCTTTAACAGTTACTGAGGATTGTTTGGCTGTTGCTGAAGAAGCTACAGAAGAAGTGGTGAATTGTGTTCATCCAACACTTGACACTGAGGAAAAGAGGAAAGCCGTTATTGATTACGTCCAGAGACTCATCAAATTCTCTCTTGGATGCGAG GTCTTCCCATATGGATCAGTGCCACTGAAGACCTACCTTCCTGATGGTGACATTGATTTGACTGTTTTTAGCAGTTCTATTACAGAAGAAACATTCGGCCGTGATGTTCTTGCTGTTCTGCAGGAAGAAGAGCAAAAAGAAGTTGCTGAGTATGATGTCAAGGATCCCCAATTTATTGATGCAGAG GTTAAGCTGGTGAAATGTCTTGTACAAAATACTGTGATAGATATATCCTTTAATCAGTTAGGTGGACTTTGCACACTTTGTTTCCTTGAGCAG GTAGATCGCCTTGTTGGGAAAAATCATCTCTTCAAACGTAGCATTATTTTGATAAAGGCTTGGTGCTATTATGAAAGTCGTATTCTTGGTGCACATCATGGTCTGATTTCCACATATGCTTTGGAAACACTGGTCTTATTTATATTCCATCTGTTCCATTCTTCGTTAAATGGTCCTCTAGCG GTTCTCTATAGATTTTTGGATTACTACAGCAAATTTGATTGGGACAACTATTGTATCAGTTTGAATGGTCCAGTATGCAAATCATCTCCTGACATATTAG TTGAGATGCCAGATCATATAAGCAACAATCTGTTGCTTAGTGAAGGGTTTCTAAGGAACTGTATGGAAATGTTCTCAGTTCCATCCAGGGGTCTTGAGGTGGACACACGAGTATTTCAACAAAAGTATCTAAATATAGTTGACCCCTTGAAGGAAAATAACAACCTTGGCCGTAGTGTCAACAGAG GGAGTTTCTGTCGAATACAAAGAGCTTTTAGGTATGGGGCCCGCAAGCTTGGGAACATTCTTTCGTTACCATCTGATAGAGTTGCCGATGAGATCAAGAAGTTCTTCGCAAACACTATTGAGAGGTGTAGACACAATCTTTTGGCTGATTTACAAGATTCCTGCCTAATATTTGGTGACGAAGACACATGTTCTTCATTATCCCCTGCTGAATCTTATTCTGACAATAGAATGCTTCTGAAATCATCCGATGGTGATTTTGAGAATGATAGTCTGAAAAAGGTATTTAAATCAATATCAAATGAGTTGTCGAGTAACTTAATGAATGGAGTTTCTTCAGATATGGTGTCAGAAAGTGGCTCCTTTCCAGATGATGCAGCCTTGTCAGGATTCTGTCTATCTACGGATGCAAGTGATCATTCAGCTTCTGATCCTCTAAATCTTGATGTTGCAAATGGAACATATGACTGTTGTTTTAATGGAAACTCCATGAATTTTCTTTCTAGGAAGCATTACCATGATCCTCCGTTTCATTTCAATAAATCATATGTTGAAAATGGAAACTCTGGGCCTGAGAATCTGTGCCAAAGTGACCTATCTGATTATGGTTTGTGGGTAGAAACCAGAGAGTTCGCTCTGGAGTGCAGCAGCATATACCAATCAGGTACAGATTATAGCGAGAGCGTCTGGTCTGGTGGTTCAGTAATCTCAAGTCCAAAGACCAGTATTCTAGAAAGTTTATTTCTCGATATAGGGGAAAGGGACTTGGCGAGCACAGCCGGAGATGTTGAAGCTTTGAATCCTTTGGTGGACTTAAGTGGGGACTATGACAGCCATATACGGAGTTTGCTCTATGGCCAGTGTTGCTATGGTTTTTCTCTGTCAGCACCAGTACTCAATAGTCCATCATCACCATCTCAATGTCAGAACAAGCACTTTTGGGATACTGTGCGGCAATCGATGCCACTTAGACAGAACTCATTTTGGCAAACAAATGTGAATGGTATGCTTGTAGGACCAGCTGTTCACCGTCCTGATAATTCTCTACCATCTACTGCTGCTTTAGGTTCTGAGAAGGAAGAAACGGCACAAGGAATTGGCACCTACTTCCCGAATTCG AATTATTCTTTCCAGGAGATACGGTGTAAAGGAAGGACTAGGATTAAGGCACCAAGAAATCATTGTCAGTTGCATATGCATAGTGGCACTCATAGTAATAAGTGGGTTCCTGCTCTTTCCGATGCAAATCGTTCAGAAAAGTGTACAGTAGAGATTTCAGCTGTGCAATCTTCTGCTCAAGGTCGTGGAAAGTTTGCTGTAGCTAGCCAATCTGATAAGCTCCTCAAAGATTTTCATGCCAATGATTTCTCGCATTCATCATGTATAATTGAGTTTGGATCTCTGGGGAATCTTTCTGAAGATGCGCTTTCATGCACTTCTCATGACGTGCTCCTGATTAGTGTCCCGCAAAAGGTGCAGCTTCCAGAATCTGTATGTAGTAAACAAGAAAG GGCTGCAGAACATCCATTGCGCCTTAAGAATGAAGATGAGTTCCCTCCTCTGTCCTTGTCGAAGGGTTAG
- the LOC107789722 gene encoding uncharacterized protein LOC107789722 isoform X2, giving the protein MVDRLVGKNHLFKRSIILIKAWCYYESRILGAHHGLISTYALETLVLFIFHLFHSSLNGPLAVLYRFLDYYSKFDWDNYCISLNGPVCKSSPDILVEMPDHISNNLLLSEGFLRNCMEMFSVPSRGLEVDTRVFQQKYLNIVDPLKENNNLGRSVNRGSFCRIQRAFRYGARKLGNILSLPSDRVADEIKKFFANTIERCRHNLLADLQDSCLIFGDEDTCSSLSPAESYSDNRMLLKSSDGDFENDSLKKVFKSISNELSSNLMNGVSSDMVSESGSFPDDAALSGFCLSTDASDHSASDPLNLDVANGTYDCCFNGNSMNFLSRKHYHDPPFHFNKSYVENGNSGPENLCQSDLSDYGLWVETREFALECSSIYQSGTDYSESVWSGGSVISSPKTSILESLFLDIGERDLASTAGDVEALNPLVDLSGDYDSHIRSLLYGQCCYGFSLSAPVLNSPSSPSQCQNKHFWDTVRQSMPLRQNSFWQTNVNGMLVGPAVHRPDNSLPSTAALGSEKEETAQGIGTYFPNSNYSFQEIRCKGRTRIKAPRNHCQLHMHSGTHSNKWVPALSDANRSEKCTVEISAVQSSAQGRGKFAVASQSDKLLKDFHANDFSHSSCIIEFGSLGNLSEDALSCTSHDVLLISVPQKVQLPESVCSKQERAAEHPLRLKNEDEFPPLSLSKG; this is encoded by the exons ATG GTAGATCGCCTTGTTGGGAAAAATCATCTCTTCAAACGTAGCATTATTTTGATAAAGGCTTGGTGCTATTATGAAAGTCGTATTCTTGGTGCACATCATGGTCTGATTTCCACATATGCTTTGGAAACACTGGTCTTATTTATATTCCATCTGTTCCATTCTTCGTTAAATGGTCCTCTAGCG GTTCTCTATAGATTTTTGGATTACTACAGCAAATTTGATTGGGACAACTATTGTATCAGTTTGAATGGTCCAGTATGCAAATCATCTCCTGACATATTAG TTGAGATGCCAGATCATATAAGCAACAATCTGTTGCTTAGTGAAGGGTTTCTAAGGAACTGTATGGAAATGTTCTCAGTTCCATCCAGGGGTCTTGAGGTGGACACACGAGTATTTCAACAAAAGTATCTAAATATAGTTGACCCCTTGAAGGAAAATAACAACCTTGGCCGTAGTGTCAACAGAG GGAGTTTCTGTCGAATACAAAGAGCTTTTAGGTATGGGGCCCGCAAGCTTGGGAACATTCTTTCGTTACCATCTGATAGAGTTGCCGATGAGATCAAGAAGTTCTTCGCAAACACTATTGAGAGGTGTAGACACAATCTTTTGGCTGATTTACAAGATTCCTGCCTAATATTTGGTGACGAAGACACATGTTCTTCATTATCCCCTGCTGAATCTTATTCTGACAATAGAATGCTTCTGAAATCATCCGATGGTGATTTTGAGAATGATAGTCTGAAAAAGGTATTTAAATCAATATCAAATGAGTTGTCGAGTAACTTAATGAATGGAGTTTCTTCAGATATGGTGTCAGAAAGTGGCTCCTTTCCAGATGATGCAGCCTTGTCAGGATTCTGTCTATCTACGGATGCAAGTGATCATTCAGCTTCTGATCCTCTAAATCTTGATGTTGCAAATGGAACATATGACTGTTGTTTTAATGGAAACTCCATGAATTTTCTTTCTAGGAAGCATTACCATGATCCTCCGTTTCATTTCAATAAATCATATGTTGAAAATGGAAACTCTGGGCCTGAGAATCTGTGCCAAAGTGACCTATCTGATTATGGTTTGTGGGTAGAAACCAGAGAGTTCGCTCTGGAGTGCAGCAGCATATACCAATCAGGTACAGATTATAGCGAGAGCGTCTGGTCTGGTGGTTCAGTAATCTCAAGTCCAAAGACCAGTATTCTAGAAAGTTTATTTCTCGATATAGGGGAAAGGGACTTGGCGAGCACAGCCGGAGATGTTGAAGCTTTGAATCCTTTGGTGGACTTAAGTGGGGACTATGACAGCCATATACGGAGTTTGCTCTATGGCCAGTGTTGCTATGGTTTTTCTCTGTCAGCACCAGTACTCAATAGTCCATCATCACCATCTCAATGTCAGAACAAGCACTTTTGGGATACTGTGCGGCAATCGATGCCACTTAGACAGAACTCATTTTGGCAAACAAATGTGAATGGTATGCTTGTAGGACCAGCTGTTCACCGTCCTGATAATTCTCTACCATCTACTGCTGCTTTAGGTTCTGAGAAGGAAGAAACGGCACAAGGAATTGGCACCTACTTCCCGAATTCG AATTATTCTTTCCAGGAGATACGGTGTAAAGGAAGGACTAGGATTAAGGCACCAAGAAATCATTGTCAGTTGCATATGCATAGTGGCACTCATAGTAATAAGTGGGTTCCTGCTCTTTCCGATGCAAATCGTTCAGAAAAGTGTACAGTAGAGATTTCAGCTGTGCAATCTTCTGCTCAAGGTCGTGGAAAGTTTGCTGTAGCTAGCCAATCTGATAAGCTCCTCAAAGATTTTCATGCCAATGATTTCTCGCATTCATCATGTATAATTGAGTTTGGATCTCTGGGGAATCTTTCTGAAGATGCGCTTTCATGCACTTCTCATGACGTGCTCCTGATTAGTGTCCCGCAAAAGGTGCAGCTTCCAGAATCTGTATGTAGTAAACAAGAAAG GGCTGCAGAACATCCATTGCGCCTTAAGAATGAAGATGAGTTCCCTCCTCTGTCCTTGTCGAAGGGTTAG